In Bacteroidota bacterium, one DNA window encodes the following:
- a CDS encoding Tex family protein: protein MESEFSSKISRELNLGEEGVENTIALLEGGATIPFIARYRKELTGSMDEVAIMAIRDRLHQLRELEKRREAILDSIREQEKMTPELEVIIKGAATMSELEDIYLPYKQKKKTRATIARAKGLEPLANLLLAQNNFEIEAKASDFVDEEKGVNDVNEALAGARDIIAEYVNEHQDVRARVRNLFVRESVIVSKVVKGKELEGNKYESYFELAEPLQRAPSHRILAMFRGENEGFLRIGISPEEEKAIQIIERVVVKANNEAALQVKAAIKDSYKRLLQPSMETEMRQLSKEKADAEAIRVFAENLRQLLLAPPLGQKIMLAIDPGFRTGCKVVCLDRQGKLLHNETIFPHPPSGDVKHAAAKITSLVDAYKIEAIAIGNGTAGRETEDFIRRMRFNKDVMAVMVNESGASVYSASSVAREEFPDYDITVRGAVSIGRRLMDPLAELVKIDPKSIGVGQYQHDVNQTLLQNSLDDVVVNSVNLVGVEVNTSSKELLSHVSGIGPALAKNIIEYRNKNGAFGSRAELKKVPRLGDKAFEQAAGFLRIRDAKNLLDRSAVHPESYEVVKQMTKKLNCTIADLIEKKELREQLNLREFVTEKTGIPTLTDIINELAKPGRDPREKFDIFEFDKNVTKIEDLVQGMILPGIITNITAFGAFVDIGVHQDGLVHISQLADRFVKDPNEVIKLNQKVKVKVMEVDIARRRINLSMKEAK, encoded by the coding sequence ATGGAATCAGAATTCAGTTCAAAGATATCGCGTGAGTTGAACTTAGGCGAAGAAGGTGTTGAAAATACAATTGCGCTGCTTGAAGGAGGAGCCACCATTCCATTCATTGCGCGCTATCGTAAAGAGCTTACCGGCTCTATGGACGAAGTGGCAATTATGGCTATCCGCGACAGGTTGCATCAGCTGCGAGAACTTGAAAAGCGCCGTGAGGCAATTCTTGATTCCATTCGTGAACAGGAAAAAATGACCCCTGAGCTGGAAGTCATCATCAAGGGTGCAGCCACCATGAGCGAGCTTGAAGATATTTATCTTCCCTACAAACAAAAAAAGAAAACGCGCGCTACCATTGCGCGTGCCAAAGGACTGGAGCCGCTTGCCAATCTATTGCTGGCTCAGAATAATTTTGAAATAGAGGCAAAAGCTTCAGATTTTGTTGATGAAGAAAAAGGCGTAAACGATGTGAATGAAGCACTTGCCGGTGCACGCGACATCATAGCCGAATATGTGAACGAGCATCAGGATGTGCGGGCACGCGTCCGGAATTTGTTTGTCCGCGAAAGCGTGATTGTTTCAAAAGTTGTAAAAGGCAAAGAGCTTGAAGGCAATAAATATGAATCGTATTTTGAATTGGCCGAACCGCTGCAACGGGCGCCATCGCATCGGATACTTGCCATGTTTCGAGGTGAGAACGAGGGTTTCCTGAGAATAGGCATTTCTCCTGAAGAGGAAAAAGCCATTCAAATAATTGAGCGTGTTGTTGTAAAAGCCAACAACGAAGCGGCATTGCAGGTGAAGGCGGCTATTAAAGATTCGTATAAACGATTGCTGCAACCGTCTATGGAAACAGAAATGCGGCAGCTATCAAAGGAAAAGGCGGATGCTGAAGCAATTCGCGTATTTGCCGAAAACCTGCGCCAATTGCTGCTTGCACCGCCCTTAGGACAAAAAATCATGCTTGCCATCGACCCCGGGTTTCGTACCGGTTGCAAAGTGGTATGCCTCGACAGACAAGGAAAATTATTGCACAACGAAACCATTTTTCCGCATCCGCCATCGGGCGATGTAAAACATGCCGCCGCCAAAATAACCTCGCTGGTTGACGCGTATAAGATAGAAGCGATTGCCATCGGAAACGGAACGGCAGGAAGGGAAACCGAAGATTTTATCCGTCGCATGCGTTTCAATAAAGATGTGATGGCGGTGATGGTGAATGAAAGCGGCGCATCGGTGTATTCCGCATCGTCGGTGGCACGCGAAGAATTTCCAGACTATGATATCACCGTGCGTGGCGCCGTTTCCATCGGTCGCCGGCTGATGGACCCACTGGCAGAACTGGTGAAGATTGACCCAAAATCTATTGGTGTGGGACAATATCAGCACGATGTAAATCAGACGCTGCTGCAGAACAGCCTCGACGACGTAGTTGTGAATAGTGTGAATCTGGTGGGTGTTGAAGTAAATACATCCAGTAAGGAATTACTCAGTCATGTCTCGGGAATAGGTCCGGCACTGGCAAAAAACATTATTGAATACCGCAATAAAAACGGGGCATTCGGCTCAAGGGCCGAACTGAAAAAAGTACCACGATTGGGCGATAAAGCATTTGAACAGGCTGCCGGATTTTTGCGGATACGCGACGCCAAAAACCTGCTCGACCGCTCGGCGGTGCATCCCGAAAGCTACGAAGTGGTGAAGCAAATGACCAAAAAACTGAATTGCACTATTGCCGACCTGATTGAAAAAAAAGAGCTTCGTGAACAATTAAACCTGCGGGAATTCGTTACAGAAAAGACGGGAATACCTACACTAACGGATATCATCAATGAGCTGGCAAAACCCGGACGCGACCCGAGAGAAAAATTTGATATCTTTGAATTTGATAAAAACGTAACAAAAATAGAAGATCTGGTGCAGGGAATGATACTTCCCGGTATTATTACAAATATCACGGCATTCGGGGCATTTGTAGATATTGGAGTACATCAGGACGGGCTTGTTCACATCAGTCAGCTTGCCGACCGCTTTGTGAAAGACCCGAACGAAGTAATAAAACTGAACCAAAAAGTGAAAGTAAAAGTGATGGAAGTGGATATTGCACGACGCAGAATTAACCTCTCAATGAAAGAAGCAAAATGA
- a CDS encoding cupin domain-containing protein → MNSAQQWIEQLGLQRHPEGGWFKEVYRSPEIISKAHLPSRYSGDRHFGTSIYFMLEGGDFSAFHRLQSDEIWFYHDGCPLWLYIIDSTGNLLKILIGKNIAEGACLQYTIPAGCWFAGKPVDENAFTLLGCTVAPGFDFSDFELASRESLIIAFPQHAAHITEFTR, encoded by the coding sequence ATGAACAGCGCACAGCAATGGATTGAGCAACTCGGTCTGCAGCGTCATCCTGAAGGCGGCTGGTTCAAAGAAGTATATCGTTCGCCGGAAATTATTTCAAAAGCACATCTTCCGTCACGCTACAGCGGCGACAGACATTTCGGAACATCCATTTATTTCATGCTTGAAGGCGGCGATTTTTCAGCGTTTCATCGCCTGCAGTCGGATGAAATCTGGTTCTATCACGATGGCTGTCCGCTTTGGCTTTATATAATTGACAGTACAGGAAATCTCCTGAAAATTTTGATCGGGAAGAATATTGCCGAGGGTGCCTGCCTTCAGTACACAATACCTGCCGGATGCTGGTTCGCCGGAAAACCTGTGGATGAAAACGCATTCACACTGTTAGGATGCACCGTTGCTCCCGGATTTGACTTCAGCGATTTTGAACTCGCCAGTCGTGAAAGCCTCATTATTGCCTTCCCTCAACATGCAGCACATATTACTGAGTTTACACGGTAA
- a CDS encoding alpha-2-macroglobulin family protein — MLKRILLLTGILALIVNMNAMAFGSNNRSGNFMLPPKDYEKEWKKADSLIEKSLPQSALEVVEYIYNDSKTKGITAQFVKAVIYKLKLRADYEEDAEVKNIQALETEITEAQEPVSSILHSMLAEVYWGYYQTNRYTILNRTETKDFKQDDLLTWDAKKLIEKVIYHYRQSLKNTVEQQKIRIELYDAIVLKGDAPAKFRPTLFDFLAHRAIDFFMNSESGLTSPANKFIINSDDYFGPADAFTKMNITTADEFSLKYYAVTLFQELLAFHSADQNPDALIDADMKRLQFIHQNSVSPIKDSLYLKSLIALRDRYPDSPATADIAYAIAFEYHSDGDLYTPLDSDKHKWNNKKAYEICESTIKKFPGTDGAHNCEYLKTLILEKQLSITTEYANLPDKPYRVLVTYANAPEIFIRIIEMDPKKDRKLRDNYYNEKLTEQYTRMNFNKQWSVKLPDDGDFQKHSTEIEMPALPYGYYIILVSDNNEFSFDNKPVAYSATWCTNISYANREKGDGAMEFNLLERNTGKPIADAKIQTFVREYSYTSRLYEYRDWKSFTSDNDGHFEVPPFKSDNYSYKYFYADFMSGKDRLITSNYFYQYSYYPPDTISYVKTFFFTDRAIYRPGQTIYFKGIVLQTKAGKYNIKQGYTTDVQLYDVNYQLVTSLKLVTNEFGTVNGSFTAPANGITGQMYLTDGNGNVYFNVEEYKRPKFEASFEPVKGTYKLGEKITATAKAKAYAGNNIDGASVKYRVVREARFPYWDWYWYRPYPSNASVEIASGEAVTDENGNVKIEFTALPDLSIPKEDKPVFYYTITADITDINGETHTATKAVPVGYTALQVSVGLSAELDRSGKKEFPISTTNLDGATEHTTVNIQVFPLKQPEKLYRSRLWSQPDKYVMSKDEYYSKFPLDIYKDETNISLWEKGAPILDANFDTGKDSVLKLNDLTKWAPGQYLLVISATDKYDEKVESKSYFKVFAPDEKIIPANEFAWHCLLKSTCEPGEKATFLIGTKAENVRVLYEIESREKIISKEWITLSNEQKLIEIPIKEEYRGNIAYHLTFVKENRSYQFDNVVYVPYTNRELDIEFESFRDKLLPGQQEEWKIKIKDKKGEKLAAEMLATLYDGSLDAFRANYWYFNLWNYYYNQRNWNTTNAFGTAISTLTIKRPENAIVPIIHSYDYLNWFGYYFGNNDYNGWYYDYDGSGYGYGGGEGKGASLGLMEEKAPAPAADQAQTKNGKKDGGGDMTIATGTTTEFLPTDKLTGDEQTKGEAGKQEGGGIQVRSNFNETAFFFPVLQTNENGEIIIKFTVPEALTKWKMMGLAHTKDLKYGQITKELVTQKDLMVVPNPPRFLRENDKMTFSAKISDVSDKDLEGNVTLEFFDAATLKPLNEIMGNKISTKPFSVKAGQSTLAEWDISIPEGIGAITYKVIAKAGNFSDGEEMPLPVLTNRMLVTEALPLPINGKQTKNFTFTKLANSGTSTTLKNFKLTLEFTSNPAWYAIQALPYMMEYPYECSEQVFNRFYANSIASFVINSSPKIKQVFDSWKNYTPDALLSNLEKNQELKSLMLEETPWVLQAKDESERKQRLALLFDLNRMSDELGRAMTKLIRKQASNGGWPWFDGGPDDRYITQYIVTGLGHLDHLGIKSIRDDQRVWSMLKKAVVYLDDRIAEDYAYIKKNYPKTMNENHLDNTQIQYLYARSYFMDAIELDGDNQTAFNYFKGQAQKYWPSTGKYMNGMIALALNRLDDKATPADIIKSLKETALHSEELGMYWRDMQQGYYWYEAPIETQALLIECFDEVANDTKSVEELKIWLLKQKQTQDWKTTKATAEACYALLLRGTDLLVSSELVDISLGGQKIDPTTMDNVKVEAGTGYFKASWSGADIKPGMGNVTLTKHDEGVAWGAMYWQYFEQLDKITPAQTPLKLEKKLFVVRQSPTGPVLEPITEATVLKIGDKLKVRIELRVDRAMEYVHLKDMRASGFEPVNVISQYKYQGGLGYYESTRDAATNFFISYMPKGTYVFEYPMFVTHKGDFSNGVTSIECMYAPEFSAHSEGIRVKVGD; from the coding sequence ATGCTAAAACGTATCCTTTTGCTGACGGGCATTCTTGCTCTCATCGTGAATATGAATGCCATGGCATTCGGCTCAAATAATCGTTCGGGAAATTTCATGCTTCCGCCCAAAGATTATGAAAAAGAATGGAAAAAAGCGGATTCACTGATTGAAAAGAGTCTGCCACAGTCGGCACTGGAAGTGGTTGAATATATTTACAACGATTCCAAAACAAAAGGAATCACAGCTCAATTCGTAAAAGCGGTTATTTATAAGCTTAAGCTCAGAGCCGATTACGAAGAAGACGCGGAAGTCAAAAATATTCAGGCACTTGAAACAGAAATTACCGAAGCACAAGAGCCGGTAAGTTCCATTTTGCATTCCATGCTTGCCGAAGTATACTGGGGCTATTATCAGACGAATCGCTACACTATTCTGAACCGTACAGAAACAAAGGATTTCAAGCAGGACGACCTATTAACCTGGGATGCGAAAAAGCTGATTGAGAAAGTGATTTACCATTATCGGCAGTCACTTAAAAATACAGTTGAGCAGCAGAAAATCCGCATTGAGCTCTATGACGCCATCGTTCTGAAAGGCGATGCACCGGCCAAATTCAGACCGACACTGTTCGACTTCCTGGCGCACCGTGCCATTGATTTCTTTATGAATTCAGAATCGGGACTTACATCACCGGCCAATAAGTTTATTATCAACAGCGATGATTACTTCGGTCCGGCTGATGCTTTTACAAAAATGAATATCACTACGGCCGATGAATTCTCGTTGAAGTATTATGCCGTAACATTATTTCAGGAATTGCTGGCATTCCATAGCGCCGACCAGAATCCGGATGCGTTGATAGACGCAGATATGAAGCGACTTCAATTCATTCATCAAAATTCCGTGAGTCCGATTAAAGACAGTCTGTATCTGAAATCGCTTATCGCTTTACGCGACCGTTATCCGGACAGTCCTGCAACTGCCGACATAGCTTATGCCATAGCATTTGAATATCATTCCGACGGCGATTTATACACGCCTCTGGACTCCGATAAACATAAATGGAACAATAAAAAAGCCTATGAAATCTGCGAAAGCACGATAAAAAAATTTCCGGGAACAGACGGCGCACACAATTGCGAATACCTTAAAACACTCATACTTGAGAAACAATTGAGCATCACTACTGAATATGCAAATCTTCCCGATAAGCCTTACAGAGTGCTTGTAACCTATGCCAATGCTCCCGAAATATTTATCCGCATCATCGAAATGGATCCTAAAAAAGACCGCAAACTCAGGGATAATTATTACAACGAAAAGCTTACCGAGCAATACACCCGCATGAATTTCAATAAACAGTGGAGCGTGAAACTGCCCGATGACGGGGATTTCCAAAAACATTCCACCGAAATTGAAATGCCTGCACTCCCGTATGGATACTATATTATTCTTGTTTCAGACAATAATGAATTTTCGTTTGATAACAAACCTGTAGCATACTCTGCAACATGGTGTACCAATATCAGCTACGCCAATCGCGAAAAAGGTGATGGCGCTATGGAATTCAATCTGCTTGAAAGAAATACAGGGAAACCTATAGCCGATGCCAAAATACAGACCTTTGTGAGGGAATACAGCTATACCTCGCGCCTGTACGAATACCGCGACTGGAAATCATTTACAAGCGACAATGACGGCCACTTTGAAGTACCGCCGTTTAAATCCGACAACTACAGCTACAAATATTTTTATGCTGATTTTATGAGCGGAAAAGACCGGCTGATTACCAGCAATTATTTTTATCAGTACTCGTATTATCCGCCTGATACCATCTCGTATGTAAAAACCTTCTTCTTTACCGACAGGGCTATCTACCGGCCCGGGCAGACTATCTATTTCAAAGGAATTGTTCTTCAGACGAAAGCCGGGAAATACAACATTAAACAGGGTTACACAACCGATGTGCAGCTGTATGACGTAAATTATCAGCTGGTGACTTCGCTAAAACTTGTGACCAATGAATTCGGAACGGTGAACGGCAGTTTTACGGCGCCGGCCAACGGAATCACAGGACAGATGTACCTTACCGACGGCAATGGCAACGTATATTTTAATGTTGAAGAATATAAAAGGCCAAAGTTCGAAGCATCGTTTGAACCCGTGAAAGGCACATATAAACTGGGCGAAAAAATAACGGCAACGGCAAAAGCAAAAGCATATGCCGGCAACAACATTGACGGTGCATCGGTGAAATACCGCGTTGTGCGCGAAGCACGCTTCCCTTACTGGGACTGGTACTGGTATCGCCCCTACCCGTCGAATGCATCTGTTGAAATAGCCAGCGGAGAAGCCGTAACGGATGAAAACGGCAACGTTAAAATTGAATTTACAGCACTGCCCGATCTTAGCATTCCCAAAGAAGACAAACCTGTATTTTACTATACGATAACTGCAGATATTACGGATATCAACGGTGAGACACACACAGCCACAAAAGCGGTCCCCGTGGGATACACCGCACTTCAGGTAAGCGTGGGTTTGTCGGCTGAACTGGATAGAAGCGGTAAAAAAGAATTTCCGATTTCCACGACCAATCTGGACGGTGCAACGGAACACACCACCGTGAACATACAGGTATTTCCGCTTAAGCAACCCGAAAAATTATACCGCAGCCGCCTCTGGAGTCAGCCCGATAAATATGTGATGTCGAAGGATGAATATTATTCCAAATTTCCGCTCGACATTTATAAGGACGAAACCAACATTTCGCTCTGGGAAAAAGGTGCACCCATACTTGATGCAAATTTTGACACCGGAAAAGACTCCGTTCTGAAACTGAACGACCTTACAAAATGGGCACCCGGACAGTATTTGCTGGTGATTAGCGCCACCGATAAATACGATGAAAAGGTGGAGAGCAAATCGTATTTCAAAGTGTTCGCACCGGATGAAAAAATAATTCCTGCCAATGAATTTGCATGGCACTGCCTTCTGAAAAGCACCTGCGAACCCGGCGAAAAAGCAACCTTCCTTATTGGTACAAAAGCCGAGAACGTACGCGTACTTTATGAAATAGAATCGCGTGAAAAAATCATTTCAAAAGAATGGATTACACTGAGCAACGAGCAAAAACTGATTGAAATTCCCATCAAAGAAGAATACCGCGGAAACATTGCCTACCATCTTACTTTTGTAAAGGAAAATCGTAGCTATCAGTTCGATAACGTGGTGTATGTGCCCTACACGAATCGCGAACTGGATATAGAATTTGAATCGTTCAGAGATAAACTTTTGCCCGGACAACAGGAAGAATGGAAGATAAAAATCAAAGATAAAAAAGGTGAAAAGCTGGCGGCCGAAATGCTTGCAACGCTTTACGACGGCTCTCTGGATGCATTCCGCGCCAACTACTGGTATTTCAACTTGTGGAACTATTACTACAACCAGCGAAACTGGAATACCACCAACGCCTTCGGGACTGCCATCAGTACATTAACCATAAAACGACCTGAAAATGCCATTGTTCCCATCATACACAGCTATGATTACCTGAACTGGTTCGGCTATTATTTCGGGAATAATGATTACAACGGCTGGTATTATGACTATGATGGCAGTGGTTACGGATATGGAGGTGGCGAAGGCAAGGGAGCTTCTCTGGGTCTTATGGAAGAAAAAGCACCGGCACCTGCCGCCGATCAGGCACAGACTAAAAATGGGAAAAAAGACGGCGGTGGCGACATGACCATAGCGACCGGAACAACGACTGAATTTTTACCCACCGACAAACTTACCGGAGACGAACAAACCAAGGGTGAAGCCGGAAAACAGGAAGGCGGTGGCATACAGGTGAGAAGCAATTTCAATGAAACAGCCTTCTTCTTCCCCGTACTTCAAACCAATGAAAATGGTGAAATCATTATTAAATTCACCGTGCCCGAAGCGCTTACCAAATGGAAGATGATGGGGCTGGCACATACGAAAGATTTAAAATACGGTCAGATTACAAAAGAGCTGGTTACCCAGAAAGACCTGATGGTAGTGCCCAATCCGCCCCGCTTCCTGCGCGAGAATGATAAGATGACCTTCAGCGCCAAAATATCTGATGTGTCCGACAAAGACCTCGAAGGAAATGTAACACTGGAGTTTTTTGATGCCGCCACACTAAAGCCGCTGAACGAGATTATGGGAAATAAAATTTCAACAAAACCTTTTTCCGTGAAAGCAGGACAAAGCACCCTGGCCGAATGGGATATTTCCATTCCCGAAGGCATCGGCGCCATCACCTATAAAGTAATTGCGAAAGCAGGAAATTTCAGCGACGGTGAAGAAATGCCCTTGCCGGTACTAACCAATCGTATGCTCGTTACAGAAGCACTGCCATTGCCCATCAACGGCAAACAGACCAAAAATTTCACCTTTACAAAACTTGCCAATTCGGGAACATCAACGACGCTGAAAAACTTCAAGCTTACGCTGGAATTCACATCAAATCCGGCATGGTACGCTATTCAGGCACTTCCGTATATGATGGAGTATCCTTACGAATGTTCGGAGCAGGTGTTCAACCGTTTTTATGCCAACAGCATTGCATCCTTCGTGATTAACTCAAGTCCTAAAATAAAACAGGTGTTCGACAGCTGGAAGAACTATACGCCTGATGCATTGCTTTCGAATCTTGAAAAAAATCAGGAACTGAAATCGCTGATGCTGGAAGAAACACCCTGGGTGCTGCAGGCAAAAGACGAAAGCGAACGGAAGCAGCGTCTGGCATTGCTGTTCGACCTGAATCGTATGAGTGACGAACTGGGCCGTGCCATGACAAAGCTCATCCGCAAACAGGCAAGCAACGGCGGCTGGCCATGGTTCGACGGCGGTCCCGACGACCGATACATCACACAGTATATTGTTACCGGACTCGGTCATCTCGACCATCTGGGCATAAAATCAATACGCGACGACCAGCGTGTGTGGAGCATGCTGAAAAAGGCAGTAGTGTATCTCGACGACCGTATTGCAGAAGACTATGCCTACATCAAAAAGAATTATCCGAAAACAATGAATGAAAATCATCTGGACAATACGCAAATTCAATATCTGTATGCGCGCAGTTATTTTATGGATGCCATAGAACTGGATGGTGATAATCAAACTGCCTTTAATTATTTTAAAGGACAGGCTCAGAAATACTGGCCATCCACCGGAAAATATATGAACGGCATGATTGCGCTCGCGCTGAATCGTCTCGATGATAAAGCAACACCGGCAGACATTATAAAATCATTGAAAGAAACAGCGCTTCATTCGGAAGAACTCGGCATGTACTGGCGCGATATGCAGCAAGGATATTACTGGTACGAAGCACCCATTGAAACACAGGCCTTGCTGATAGAGTGTTTTGATGAAGTTGCCAACGATACCAAATCAGTAGAAGAATTAAAAATATGGTTGCTGAAGCAAAAACAGACACAGGACTGGAAAACCACCAAAGCCACTGCCGAAGCCTGTTACGCGCTCTTACTGCGTGGCACTGACTTGCTTGTAAGCAGTGAATTGGTAGATATAAGCCTTGGCGGACAAAAGATTGATCCGACCACCATGGACAACGTAAAAGTAGAAGCAGGAACCGGTTATTTTAAAGCATCCTGGTCGGGTGCCGACATCAAGCCCGGGATGGGGAATGTTACGCTTACCAAGCATGATGAGGGCGTTGCATGGGGCGCCATGTACTGGCAGTACTTTGAACAGCTCGATAAAATAACGCCGGCACAAACGCCTTTAAAGCTGGAGAAAAAACTGTTTGTGGTAAGGCAAAGCCCCACCGGTCCTGTGTTGGAGCCTATAACGGAAGCCACCGTTCTGAAGATAGGCGACAAGCTGAAGGTACGTATTGAACTGCGTGTGGACCGCGCCATGGAATACGTACATCTGAAAGACATGCGTGCTTCGGGTTTTGAGCCTGTGAACGTAATCTCGCAGTACAAATATCAGGGCGGATTAGGATATTACGAAAGCACCCGCGATGCCGCGACGAACTTCTTCATCTCATACATGCCGAAAGGAACCTACGTGTTTGAATACCCGATGTTCGTGACACACAAGGGCGATTTCTCAAACGGCGTCACCAGTATCGAATGTATGTACGCCCCTGAGTTCAGCGCGCATTCTGAAGGGATACGGGTGAAGGTCGGTGATTAG
- a CDS encoding porin family protein, with product MAQENKKDDRKIDREIKGAFIFGGNLTQIEGDQVYNFNKLGIHAGVAGILPIGKRFSFEIETLYNEKGAFRKYPFASADSGSLPWYKCNLTYLEAPFMFHYEDRDTWTFGLGVSYGRLVKATEIEWGGKQDWYRFPYTKNEFDIIADLRFRLYKHLKFNVRYSYSLASIRTRTFDPNNNGGWERKQYNNVITVRLMYLLNEKYLPERHKRVKKKKKQD from the coding sequence ATGGCACAAGAAAACAAAAAAGACGACCGTAAAATTGACCGTGAAATAAAAGGCGCATTTATTTTTGGCGGTAACCTTACCCAGATAGAAGGCGATCAGGTATACAACTTCAATAAATTGGGCATACATGCCGGCGTTGCGGGAATACTGCCCATTGGCAAACGATTTTCATTTGAAATTGAAACCCTGTACAATGAAAAAGGCGCCTTTCGCAAATATCCATTTGCATCAGCCGATTCAGGAAGTCTGCCCTGGTATAAATGCAATCTGACCTACCTCGAAGCACCCTTCATGTTTCATTATGAAGACCGCGACACCTGGACGTTTGGTCTCGGTGTTTCGTATGGCCGACTCGTGAAAGCAACAGAAATTGAATGGGGCGGAAAACAGGACTGGTACCGCTTTCCGTACACTAAAAATGAATTTGACATCATTGCCGATTTGCGTTTTCGCTTATATAAACATCTTAAATTCAACGTGCGCTACTCCTACTCCTTAGCAAGCATCCGAACACGAACATTTGACCCAAATAACAACGGCGGTTGGGAGCGCAAGCAGTATAACAACGTAATTACGGTGCGGCTGATGTATCTGCTGAATGAAAAATACCTTCCCGAAAGACACAAACGGGTTAAGAAAAAAAAGAAACAGGATTAA
- a CDS encoding type 1 glutamine amidotransferase gives MRPSHLRFVLPFLLIIGAFLFVNCDTQTPGGKEKPHRIKMTIAISRCSGTANYEKYASWLKEADSDIICIDLYHKPYDSCVKIIDKCDGLLLSGGPDIDPRYYNEDDPARKCRIDGKRDTIEFMLIQKAKEFKLPVLGICRGLQELNVAYGGSLYRDLPTEFSKEKIHQCETDTCEHSITIVAGSMLQKNSGLMKGTVNSYHHQGIKKLADCFIPAAFSADSLIEAIEWKEPQGKPFMMAVQYHPERLDHKSSLSLPLARLFLFEVRRFRAAF, from the coding sequence ATGAGACCTTCACATCTCCGGTTTGTACTTCCATTTCTCCTTATTATCGGGGCTTTCTTATTCGTAAACTGCGATACACAAACACCCGGCGGCAAAGAAAAGCCACATCGTATAAAAATGACCATTGCCATTTCGCGCTGCAGCGGAACCGCCAACTATGAAAAATATGCGTCATGGCTGAAGGAAGCCGACAGCGATATCATCTGCATTGATTTGTATCACAAACCGTATGATTCCTGTGTGAAGATTATTGATAAATGCGATGGGCTGCTGCTTTCGGGTGGTCCGGACATTGATCCGCGCTATTATAATGAAGACGACCCTGCACGGAAATGCAGGATTGACGGGAAGCGCGACACTATTGAATTTATGCTGATACAAAAAGCTAAAGAATTTAAATTGCCCGTATTGGGCATTTGCCGTGGATTACAGGAATTAAATGTCGCATATGGCGGTAGCTTGTACCGCGATTTGCCTACTGAATTTTCAAAAGAAAAAATACATCAGTGCGAAACTGATACCTGCGAACATTCAATCACTATTGTCGCCGGCAGTATGTTGCAAAAAAATTCCGGATTGATGAAAGGAACGGTCAACTCGTATCATCATCAGGGAATTAAAAAACTGGCAGATTGCTTTATCCCGGCCGCTTTCAGCGCCGACAGCCTTATTGAAGCCATTGAGTGGAAAGAGCCACAGGGCAAGCCTTTCATGATGGCCGTACAATATCATCCCGAACGTCTGGATCATAAAAGCAGTCTCTCGCTCCCATTGGCAAGGCTTTTCCTGTTTGAAGTGCGCAGATTTAGAGCAGCCTTCTGA
- a CDS encoding DUF4476 domain-containing protein — translation MKTKIFTIVLLLGLPLTKAVAMPSELNIRMFDYSAFNIIIDGQEFSTASANYTIPGIMAGSHFVKIYKFKPGTGNSRFPKLFFSSAIFIPEGAVISSMISFSGDYVVLSEKPIIISPFPGNGGHGGHGGHGGHGDGHGYGHGDDDDYGNGYGNGYGGGYSGGYDKFMGIAPADFADLKYMVNKTPFDDTKLTIAKQAIAGSNNGVKSAQVCDLLEMMTFESSRLDLAKFAYAYTVDKEKFFLVNKAFVFGSSIDELDDFFRGH, via the coding sequence ATGAAAACAAAAATTTTTACCATCGTGCTGCTGCTCGGCCTCCCGCTCACCAAAGCCGTTGCAATGCCCTCTGAACTAAACATCCGCATGTTCGATTATTCTGCCTTCAACATCATCATCGACGGACAGGAATTTTCAACAGCATCGGCCAATTATACAATTCCGGGAATTATGGCCGGTTCACATTTTGTAAAGATTTATAAATTCAAACCGGGCACAGGTAACAGCCGTTTTCCCAAGTTGTTCTTTTCTTCTGCTATTTTTATTCCTGAAGGTGCCGTAATCAGCAGCATGATAAGTTTTTCAGGAGACTATGTTGTTCTGAGTGAAAAGCCGATTATCATCAGCCCATTTCCCGGAAACGGCGGACATGGCGGACATGGTGGTCACGGTGGTCACGGGGATGGTCACGGTTACGGACACGGTGATGACGATGATTATGGGAATGGTTATGGAAACGGTTATGGAGGCGGATACAGCGGCGGATACGACAAATTCATGGGAATTGCTCCGGCCGATTTCGCTGACCTTAAATATATGGTGAACAAAACACCATTTGACGACACCAAGTTAACTATTGCCAAACAGGCCATTGCAGGAAGCAACAACGGTGTTAAATCAGCACAGGTGTGTGATTTACTTGAAATGATGACTTTTGAATCAAGCAGACTGGATCTGGCAAAATTTGCCTACGCCTATACTGTTGACAAAGAAAAATTCTTTCTGGTGAACAAGGCATTTGTGTTCGGAAGCAGCATAGACGAACTGGATGATTTTTTCAGGGGACACTAA